The nucleotide window gtGAATTTACTACCCCTCCAACCCAGGTCAGTTAAGCAACCATCCTCGAGAACCCTTCTAAACGCATCCATTTGATCCTCTCTTCTATCCCTCCCTCcctatttttcacttttttttacaatttcattgaaatctcccaCCACCAACCACCCCTTATACCTTCCCGGatcaaaagaagataaaagTTCCCAAGAACCTTGTCTTTTGTAAGCCTCTGGATGCCCATAGAAAGCTGTTAACAGCCACTTGTTACCCCCATCCCCATCATCTATCCAACCATTTATATGCCTATtggagaaattaattaattctaccATCTCCCTTGTCCTCCATAAAAGAAGAAGACCCCCACTATGACCCCTCGGGTCCACCCCAACACACCCCTCAAACCCCAATTTCTTCAATACTATTTCCCCTCTACTAACTTTCATTCTAGTctctattaagaaaataatatctGGCTTAGTCTCCCTTACTGTTACATAAAAGGATTGAACTGTTCGGGGGTTGCCAAACCCCCAACAGTTCCAGCTTAAGATTTTCATGGCTGTTGGCGGGGCTGCCTCACAGCCTCCGCCAATCCATTAGGTACTACCTCATCAATCCTTCCtttctcaacttttaattttttcaccaTCCCCTTTGGAACATCAGCTAACAGCTTTCTCTTTGTGGTTTTTTCCATACCCAAGGTAATAGATTCTCCTTTTTCCCTAGCCCTCCTCTTCCATCTACCCCCATACCCACTCTTCTCCTTATCTTTTTCATGCTCACTAATATGAATAAGGTTCATCTCAACAGCAACCTTCCCTTCgctctccttctccttctccctctccctcacccCCTCACCTCCATCACTCTGCAGAAATACTTCCACCCTTCTATCCTCTCTATCCCTGACACACTCCCATTCTTCTTCATCATTCAGTAGAGTCTTTTTCTCTCCTACTCCCTCCCCTTTTTTTTCTGGTACAGAGATCAAAGCCTCCCTTACCCTCCCTTCTACACTAGCTTTTGCAATACAATTTTCCACATATTCCTCCCCACCCTTCTCGATCTCTCCCCCCACACATGGTAGATGTGTTTCCACCTCCACCTCCCTTGTTCCTACCTCCCCCTTTCCTCATCTACTCTTAGCCCCAATACCTTCATATCTGTTATGTTGTTGCCCCGATCTAAAACCTCTGGGATTAGCATTTCTCCATAAACTTcccttattatttttctcagcACGCAACCAAGCCCCATATTGAGGTCCCTTCTCTGATCCCCCATCTTTTTTACACCTCCCAGCATCACCATGAACCATAAAACCACATTCAAAACACAAACGGGgcagtttttcatatttgaaattaatccaaattttctTACCTTCCATAGCAATCATACGGCCCCTTGTGACAGCTCGATTGAGTGGGATCTCAACCCTCACCCTCAAAGAGCTTCCCCAGCCAAGACCATCCTCAGGAGCATCAACCTCTAGTACCCTTCCCACCGAACTTCCGATCTTGTTCCCACATTCTTCACTCATACTTCCTAAAGGCAGATTCAGCATTTGTATCCAAAAGACCTCTGTCTCAAACACAAGGGACTGTGTCTGAGCTAATCCATCGAACAACTTCAGTGTGAAAAGATGGTTATCAAATAACCATGGACGACCCTCCATTACCCGTACCTTATCCGCGAGAGTTGAAAAAGAGATTATGAAAGTGTTACTCCCAATCTCCTGAAACTCTGCCAGATtactcaccctccaaaccttgGCCATCGTGCTTTGTATCAACTCCTTCCCGATTCGCCTATCGATCCAGATTTTTCCAACCAAGCTTTTCTCCCCTTTTTCGCACATTCTTTTCCCCATCTCCCCAAGCTCTATCGGAGAGCTTTCCTCCTCCGTCAGACGAAGGTTCTTCCATAAATCTTCAATCCCTTCCATACCTCCACCCTTCGCAGCCATCCTCCGCCAGGAAATTTCCTTTTCAGGCAGTTCCGTAACTGCCTCGTAACAAACTTTCCCTCACAAAAACTCCACCTCTGCTCATGAGCCAGAGAGGATACTgtattattaaatgattaattataagtagtaattatcatgtgtattttgtctatatatatctatccaATTTTTAACGTCCCGCGTGAAATGTCCTATATATCATGTGGCCGGCCGGCCTATAAAATGATCAAATCCTAAAGCCTAGTACTTTGTTATTTGCATATATAGATCGAAATTAATGTTCCGATAGGAAGATTAACTTGGATAAttagcactatatatatataagatccacttataacttttaaattaagTGGCTATATATCtaatctattataataagtggctaTCTAATTGCGAAtagtaacttttattatttttctgttaacttttgttgtttttccgtAAGTCCGTTAATGAAGGATCATGTAGCTTTTGTAGCTTCCTTGTGAAATTTAATGAAgtatcatgttttaccaaaatgtcatcaataatttaataatttttttaattttaatttttatcacattttatagttctactaattaaaatattaataataattatattctaatcaaattaataatattaaatataaagaataaatagataatccaatatggataCAGACTAATGTTCATACTTTGATgaagttaaaaattttttatcttattttttgtctttctttagccttatattttcttttcccaaacAAATAAGCTActgacttttttaattttttttttatttaaattattatgttagGTGCACTTCAGAGCTAACGCACCCGGACCATTCCCAAATAAGAAGAAGGTTTTCTATCTCACGAAAATCATTTTCGTCTTCAATTCATATTGTTTCATTAAACGGATGTCTTACATGTCAGTATCGGTGCGCGATTTAGTGCCAAACTTGCTtacaagaagattttttttatatatatatatataatgtccgACAAGACATAGTGCAAGCCTTTTAATTAAAAGCACGATCATCAAGTCCTAATTAATGGATCATCcaactatatataatcataaactTGCATCATGAATATTTGCGGTACTGGTCATCAAGTCCTAATTATGCAATTTATCTTACGTGTCTATCTTTTCCCTCTTCTACATAAAAAATCAAGGAAACCAGATATTGCCATATCCATTTCCCAACATCGATCAATCATTAGCTCCTAATGATTGGTTGTAGGGGAGAAAAAggaagccaaaaaaataaatgataatactgaataaattaaaatttaaatatgggggccatataaacatgaaaatatcCTTAAATTAATCTGCTCTCTTACCAATTGAGCATAGGACcaatgtccatatatatataaagtctatataaatatatatatgaatatagacTCTATAATTGAGTAATAGGATATGAACCCAACATATATGGGGGGGGTCTACCAAGCCACTATAATGAGATGAACTACACAAAAAAGCTTGAAGATGTAAtcatgatttaatatttcatgaatAACATGACTAACTAGTCTTATAAGTCGGTGACAAAGTTAGGGAATCACATCCAAATGATTATTAATTGGATCACCCTATGTAccaagagagaggggagagagaactCTTTGGAGTACTGAAGATGTCCAGCAAAATGATGCTGGATTGGACACAGTAACGCTAGTTGTACGTGGGTCCCAAGTATATAGTGGTTCGGATGGTGGCTGTTACATGGAAGGAATCTAGTGGCTCtttgtctctatatatatgttagtgaaAATGGGACAAATACCAGTCCAAACTGACAAGGTTTTCGTCCATGATCATGATGTCAAGAACCAAAAATCAGTCTATTAAGTAATATCTAAACAGAATATGGGTAGaaccaaatattaatatatatatatatattaattcatgaattgaatatttgtttttcattagtactaattaattaggagGATGATctccttatcatttagagggttaattagtgaatttttatattttcatgtaCATGTGTATTACACAAGTACTCATCATGTGAAGTTAGATGGAGTAGAATATTAACGTGAAAACAGAATCCATATATTCAATAGTGATTATATTTCATGCATTTCGATCATTTAATCCATATATACCAGCACCATATATGTTGCAAGATAATCCCCAATATTATCCCTTAGTATATCATGAATCTCAAAAGAAATTTGCGATAATTGAgggaaaaacagaaaataaattaactcgAAAAGATATGAAAGTAATTCGggggaaaatattgaattatgagCTTTCTACACAAAGAAATGAGAGGGCTGTGGACTAACAATCATCATGCATGTAAGAGATCATGCATAAACAATGGGGctaacatgaaaacaaacagtaataataagaaaaaaaatactccaatagCATGATCATATTGGAAGTGCACTTAATTGCTCAATTAATATTTCAGAATGGACTTGATTAATATTTAGGGAGTACTATATAATTGATACATATAcccaaacagaagaaaaaatctgTTGTGGTGATATTTCTCTCCAAAAAAGAAGTCATTGTAAGCAACTTATCAAACTCTCGACAAGATAatgtatttctaattttaagaaaaatctgatTGCTTCAGTCATGAAAAAGAGCGAGCTTCTTAGTTATTCATTCAAGAACTAGTCAAAGTTATAATTGGAGTTCCAAGGTCAAAGTGTCTCATTATGTTTTCTAACTTGATTCAAACTATAGTTTGAATCCAATATTTCCAAACCACCACAATAGCATGCACTTTGTAACAAAAGTGAGAGAAGATCAGACTCAATACTCGTTCATCATGATCAGCTAattaaaaagctaaaataagctggacaaaaaaattaaattaattatttctaataattttcaCCGGCTGCGTTTTCATTTCCAGATTTTGTGGTTCTCTCACTTTGTTAACAGTACGTACAGTCGACGCTAATTAAACATTACAAATCAGATATGAAGGGACGAAAGACACTTAGATTACACGTTTGAAGCCACTAAGGGAGAAGCATACAAGAAAAATCTCTTTTAATTGGTTGGTTTTTTAGCAGTAGGCAGTAAAGCTCccgaaaaacatatatattattaatttcagcaTCATGTTTCCAAAACATGATTTATATCCAATACATTAATCTTCCAAAGCCATTATACTTTGGAAAACAGAATTAGGAGTTTGTACCCCCCATTAAAATCAGTGCCCCTTCATCATCATATAGTTCAGTACTCAGTATCAAACTTTTTTACACTAGAAGAAAAAAGGGTTAATCCAGCGCAATGATAAGGTGAGCAAGATTCTTAGCTTCTACCAAAAGAACTAATCAAAGTTATAATCAAAAATCCTAGTTAAAGTGTCTCATTATCTGATCAAACTTAATTAAGGCTGACAAATGAGATAGGTCtgattaatttagaaataattagatatatctcaaatgctagaaatatatatagtgtaatttattaaataacatCTTAACAAGCACTTGGTATCCCTGTTCTTGATCATTAGTAGCATTAGGACTACATGCACTCAAACCagtaaaaagaactcattctaGCACACAAGATGTATATGAAGTCTGTTGTGGGTAAATGAGGCATTTTCTATCTACATTTGGGCAGCAAAGTTTGCCCAAgaggattaaagaaaaaaggccCTAGCTAGCACAAATCCAATTTCAAGAGcacagaaaaatgagaatatgttcAGTCTATCAAGACAACATTTATCAGTTCATGAGAATTGGAaacttgctcaaaaaagaacCAAATTCGTACAGGCAGAATGCTTGGGGATCATAGCAATAGGAAAAATTTCCTCAAGCCTTGTCACTTAtccttaaaaatgataaaacttatGACTATAATAAAACTTCATAGCATTCTGCCATCTCAGGCACCTGGCCTATTGTAAACTTGCCATAACTTCTtctaaaaaactccaaattGCAAATTCTTTAATGCATCGGAAACAACAGACTTAGTATATACATGGTACATGGCATGTATCTATATAGGCACATTATTTCGAAATTATCCTAAACTAATTTTGGAATACCCTAAGAAatacatattgatatattttttagcttaCCTATATTGATTCTCAATTTTGACAAAGCAATTTGATTGACCTtagaaccattttttttttcagtacctTAATGAGGTGTTaagtaagatgattttagattctaTGGAAGGCATTTTTgtcaattaaattttatagatgACACGTATTTCCTAGCTCTCATTCTAACCCTCCTATATGTCCTCTAAGCTTCTTTATTTGCATGCTCCTCTTTAATATctgtaaaataagaaattttacaggTGTAAGGTAAGTCTACGACTCGATAAGTATGATTGATTAAACTGGGTGTAATATATGAgcctcatttattaaataaaaaataagattaaaataaaaacgaaaactaaaatcatagtattcaatgtaaattaaaaatcttgtaCTATGTAGggaagcacttcaaaaaatatatctacaTAGGGAACTTTCCCTTCAAGGATAGCTGTCATTCCCACAAACTCTTCTCTATTTGAAATCTACACTTTCTCAATGTTATTTGGTATAATTATCCTTCCCATTTACTAAAAATGTTTAGGGTTTACACATTTTTAGTATCCTCTGGTATCGTTATCATTTCAAATATAACATAGTAATGGTTCCATACTAATATAAGACTCATATATCATATCCCACGATTAATTCCATAAAAAGAACGTAgcacatgtttttcatataaatgtAACCGtaccataaatcacatgaagttTCCCAATAAGAATATTCTTTGAATACGTcatgataacatatataaatgtcCACGCTATGAAAccactattttcttttaggCTCAGCCACACTTCAATACTATTTTGTCATGAGATGTCCCAATAAATTATTATgcaatgcaaataaattttactctaatGTCACTCTCTTGGTGACTGCACCAGGGAATAGTTCCAGAAGAATACAGATTTCCTACTAATTACCGAAACACTAATTGATTAATATCTGTACATTCTGTTATGAGAACAGGTTCATAGCTCAAAACAAGTAGGACTATAAACTTGAGATTATCTATAATTTAGTAACAACTAATTAGTATAAGATGTATTGGCAAAATAGCAATATTTTACTGGGTCATTCAATGTTCGAGCCACGGACATGAGTTCTGTGAAACACAAAATGCAGATATTGAATGCaaaattcatgaaaagaaaccctaattacTGGTACATTTCACAACTGCACAGATAGAAATTAGTCTAGCAACAAAGAACTcctaattttgtaaagaaacccACGGCAAAATCGATTCATTACCAAACTCCAACTGAGTTGCAGCCATACCTGTGGTGACAGAAGGACCCATGCTATCCCTCAATTGAATCTCGACCAAGCTCAGTTGGAAGCAGCTGACCCAAATCCCACAGGTTCAAAGAGACAAAATCGCACGGCTCCTAATCAGCTTCGAGGATACTATCTCGACCGTAGCTTCCGCGGGAGGAAAATGTGGTAAAAGAGCAAGCTTTGGGTGGTCGGGCGAAAGTGAAGATGAAATCGTTCGGGGGACGTGGGTGGAGTAGCAGCTTATCTCTCGGAAAGGCAAGCTGGAGATGGAATATTGGGGAAGAACAGAGAGAAGTGGAGGGGGAAAGAAATCGgggggaaaaacaaaatatctttAGGGGAATGGCGCCACTTACTATATTACGGCGAAATCGAGCGTTGCAACAGGTTTTTTCATTTACCGGCGAAATAAATCGCTGTTAAAAAGACTATTTTCGCTGCAACTCGATAAGTAACTTCAATCATCAGTTCTCGCAACGGAATTCAGCGGCGAttaaaaaatcgccgcaataaacACTCTAATGCGGCGTTCTATATTGCAACACTATAAAAATTGCCGGTAAaacccttttttcttgtagtggtacCTCGATCGATcgcagaaattaaattttttttttttagggaaatTATTTGCCGCCAATTAAATTGATCAAATGAAGACAAAGATCATCGATCTTTATAATATGATCAACATCtcacacatcatatatatatatatatatataacagtacTTTTTAGGTACGACGTACGTACTACGTAGTAGTACTGTTTGGTTGGATCCGTTAATGATCCAAAACTTTTAACGTGTCGTCCACTGatcatttgaatataatatatatatatatatatatataattacaataatattttaggtTAGATCTATATTAATGCACTACTACTAATACCATCcaaattgttatatatattagtatgcaTGCAATATGAGTACCATGGTGGGCGGGAGGGGATCGAGCATTTTTAATggatacgtacgtacgtacgactTTAGAGTTTCTAGGGTACTTTTGCTCATGAATTCGACCTTCCAAAATCAGATGCCTGCCTTAGCTAAACTAGCTAGCTGACGTAGATGATCATCGATCTTGATCTACATGACATGCATTCGGTACTTTTACCATGGGAACGTTTTATGATCATCATCACTGAGTAGATgcaatatatataactcaagaAACTCTTAATATTGCTAGCTAGCTGATTCTCATCATGAGCTTTATAAGTACTCATGATGATCATACAATAACATTGATCAGCCGATTAATCTGcatgcgtgtatatatatatatatatatatatatatatatgtatatatcgaTATAACTTGTGAAGTTTTAAGATTAACCAGACTTGTTTTCCCTTAGCTCAGcaggatgcatgcatgctagatTGAGCAGAACTTAACTTTATTAATCTAGTACTATTACTAAAAAACTGaccatgcatacatatatatatatatatacatatatatatatatatatataggtacctGACGTACGTTAATGCTGCATGCCTAGACTCTAGTGCGAGGGCCACCAAGAGGATGATGTCTCTAAGCATTAATTGCATGATCATTAATCTAGCTAGGTAGGTCAACGAACATGGTAAAACTCCGCATGATGACATGATCATCCAACATTGTATATAGagtttgttggattttttacGGTATATATTGATCTGAGCTGAGAGATCATATATAAGAGTTCTTTAAACTTtaatatttaatcttttttttaattgaaggactGTACgtacttaggcctcgtttgtatttataattcatctcaatttatttcaacttatctcattattattcattactattcagcaattttaattcacaaatctcattaatactattaataactcatctcactactattcacaactcatctcaactcatatttgaatccaaacgacaccttaGTGTTTATTATCTGATCAGTATATAGATCATGTACatctatattctatatatattgcCTGCTGACAGATCAAAGAACAAACAATATGCATGTGTGTTCGATAAAAGAGAGTTTGATCGTTATCTATCTCTAGAATTAATGGATGACGAGCAAGAGAGGTTGCTGCCAATTGCAAACGTGGGTCGGATAATGAAGCAAATTCTTCCCGCAACTGCGAAGATTTCCAAGGAAGCCAAGGAAACCTTGCAAGAGTGTTCGACAGAGTTTATTAGTTTTGTTACGGCCGAGGCATCCGACAAGTGTCACAAGGAGAATCGCAAGACTGTGAATGGGGATGATATCTGTTGGGCTCTGAGTACTCTAGGGTTTGATAACTATTCTGAGGCCATGGTGCGGTACTTATATAAATACAGGGAGGCTGAAAGGCAGAAACCTGACCAAAACAAAGCTGGAAGCAGTAATCCTGATCAAGACAAGCAGCAGCTTGAAGAATCAAACTACGGAAATGACCAACTTGGGAAGCAAAATAATGAAGATCCAAGCTCTTGATTACTCCGTTGGAGTTTAGAGTTATTGACAAGTGAGACCACCAGTGATCTTGAGCAGAACCATGTTGAGCTCGATCCACTCTATGAATAAGCTGATCACTGGAAATAGAGGCTCAAGCTATGTGGATGTGATCATTTGTGAAAGATTGAATCTTTCTTCAATATATAGTTAAGTAGCTAGTCTTGAGGTAAATTTACATCTGTGATCTGCTCGATCGACTTAAATTATGTTTCGTCTTccatatttcctttttttttcttttgttcatgAAAGGAGGAATTGAGGGAACTTCTGTAGAAGGGTgaccattaaatatatatatatatatatatatatatatatatatatgtgtgtgtgtgtgtgtgtgtgtagtcTGTCTTGCACTTAATTTGCAGTTTACATATAAAGATCTTGATCATGTGACCATGGtaattagcttatatatatatatatatatatatatgttgtaggTGACCATGCATGTAGATTTATTTGAATCTTTGATCCTATCTTGGGATCAAGGAAAAACTTGTGTTTTCTCAACTGTTACAAAGGCCGTTGCctttcctgtttttttttttcctaatcaaaTTACAATTTATCAGTTTGGCCGACATTAATATACAAGAAGTCATGAGTACTAGTGTTAGTTTATGGCAGTTCTAGCTAGTACTATTGGACCAGCCTTGTATACCATTAATTCGTCATGATCAGTGTACGTATATCGATCGTTAATTTTATGGTGTTTTACTAAGAAACTTCGAGATTTagtaactatttttttttttcaaagcaagcAAATTCATAGATAAACTAAGTGTTTACATGATACTTGATTTAATGGGGTAGGAGTCTCCAATATTCAtcccaaaacaaacaaatgcaACACAAGTGAAATAAGAAAAGAGCGATTAGGAGTCAAAAATTGACTCCCACCCATTTTCCACTAAGGGGAAGCCACTTGAAGCGGTTTTAGTATAGTTTGATAAACAGACTATAAGCCTGTAACTAAAAGTCTCAGTGAATTGATGTGTGATGCATCTTGTTTGTCTGGACTGGTTGTATGAGACTTCCACGACCACTTTATTTTGATCATCAGTTAGGGAAAGCAGGAACATAAGAACATAGCAACAAGAGGATGCGCCGATATACCGTCATAGGACCTTCACTGTCTGTGGAGGCGCGTGTGGTTCAGGCGCCACT belongs to Juglans regia cultivar Chandler chromosome 8, Walnut 2.0, whole genome shotgun sequence and includes:
- the LOC109009737 gene encoding nuclear transcription factor Y subunit B-4-like — protein: MDDEQERLLPIANVGRIMKQILPATAKISKEAKETLQECSTEFISFVTAEASDKCHKENRKTVNGDDICWALSTLGFDNYSEAMVRYLYKYREAERQKPDQNKAGSSNPDQDKQQLEESNYGNDQLGKQNNEDPSS